Within the Streptomyces sp. R41 genome, the region GGTTTGGGGTTGCCGAACGCTCCGGTGAGGTGGTGGTAGGTGCCGTGGTGGTCGAACGGTTCCTCCTCGGTCCACAACCGCCGGATCACCGTGCAGGCTTCGGCGAGGCTCCCCACGGCATGCGCGGAGTCGTGAAAGGGCAGGCCGTGTGCTTCGTACTCACGCCGGGCCAGGGGATGTCCGGGTCGTGAGCCGACGCCGATGCCGAAGTCGAGCCGTCCGCCGGAGACGATGTCGACCGTCGTGGCGATCTTGGCCAGCATCGCGGGCGGTCGGAACCGGTTACTGGTCACCAGCACGCCGAGCCGCAGTCGTCGGGTGTGCGCGGCGAGGGCTGAGAGCAGCGTCCAGCCTTCGTGGGTCGGACCGTCGGGGTCGCCCCCGATCGGCATGAGGTGATCGAACAGCCACGCGTGCTCGATCTCCGGGATCGTGTCCGCCTCGCGCCAGACCCGCAGGACGTCGTGGTAGTCGACCTGCATGGGGGCGGTCATGATCCCGAAACGGGGCCGGGGCGTGTGTGGCATGGAGCCGTTGGTCCTTTCGACGCCGTCGGTGCGCCGGCTGGGGCGTGTTACCGAGGTTCAGGCGGAACGTGCTTCCGGAAGGTGCGGGACTTGATTCGCTTGGGCGGTTGCGGCGAGGACGTGGCCTTCACCCGCTGCGATGAGCTGCGGCACCTCCCATCTCGGCGGGTGCCGGCGAGCTGGAGGAAGAACACCTTCTCGCCGGGCGCCTGCGCGATTCCCGCGGGCGCGGGAGCTGCGGGGGAGGATGTGGAGGCTGTACCTCGGACGATCAGCGGCGCCGCAGTGACGGGTCGAGCAGCGCGGGCGGGGTGTCGTACTTCTCGTCCGCGGCGAGGTCGGTGCCGGGTGCGACGATGGCGTCGATCGCGTCCAGTACGTCGGCGGAGAGCACGGTGTCTGCGGCGGCGAGTTGCGAGTGCAGGTGGTCCAGTGTGCGGGGGCCGATGAGCGCGCTGGTCACGGCGGGGTGCGCGGTCACGAATCCGAGCGCGAGCTGGATCATGGTCAGACCGGCTTCGTCGGCGACCTTGGCCAGCTGCTCGACGGCATCGAGCTTGGCCCGGTTGGAGGGGATCGTGGTGTCGAAGCGTTGCGGCATGAACGTTGAGCGGCTGGTGACGATTTCCTGGCCCTCGCGGATCGTGCCCGACAGCCAGCCCGAAGCCAGCGGGCTCCATACCAGCACACCGAGCCCGTACTGCTCGGTCACGGGCAGCACGTGGGTCTCGATCCCGCGCTGCAGGATCGAGTAGCTGGGCTGTTCGGTGACGTAACGGCTCAGGTGGTACTCGCGGGCGGCCCACTGGGCTTGCACGAGGCGGTAGGCCGGGAAGGTCGAGGAGCCGAAGTAGCGAATCTTTCCCGCGCGCTGCAGATCGGTCAGGGCCGACAGGGTCTCCTCGTCGCTGGTGCGCGGGTCCCACCGGTGGATCTGGTAGAGATCGACGTGGTCGACGCCGAGCCGGCGCAGGCTGTTGTCCAGCTCGGTGACCAACCAGCGGCGCGAACTGCCCTGGTGGTTGCGCTCGTCGCCCATGGGCATGCTCGCCTTGGTGGCCAGCACGATGTCGTCGCGTCGGCCGGCGATGGCTTTGCCGACCATCTCTTCCGACTCGCCGTCGCTGTACATGTCGGCGGTGTCGATGAGGTTGATCCCGCCCTCGAGAGCGGCGTCGACGATGGCGGTGGCCTCGTCCTGGGTGGTGCGCCCGATCTTGCCGAAGTTCATCGCGCCGAGCGCGAGGGAGCTGACCTGCACACCGGTGCGGCCCAAGGTGCGGTACTGCATGACCGTGTTCCTCCATTGCGGATGAAGCGTGGTGAATGCATGGCTTGGTTGTCGGCCCTTGCTCTGACATCATGAGCAAACGGAACCTTGTCCCGTTTGACGATACGGGACGCTGTCCCGTTTAGCAATCGCGGTAGCGGAGAGGACGGCGCGGTGAACGACAGCGACCAGGGCGCAGGGCACACGGCCCGGCCCAAACGGGCGGACGCCCGGCGCAACAAGGAGACCCTGCTCGACGCGGCCGCCGCGATCTTCGTCACGTCAGGCGTGGAAGCGCCGATCCGTGACATCGCGGCCAAGGCCGGCGTCGGGACGGCCACGATCTACCGCCACTTCCCGACGCGAGCGGACCTCATCATCGCCGTCTACCGCCACCAGGTCGAAGCCTGCGCCGAGTCCGGTCCA harbors:
- a CDS encoding LLM class flavin-dependent oxidoreductase; this encodes MPHTPRPRFGIMTAPMQVDYHDVLRVWREADTIPEIEHAWLFDHLMPIGGDPDGPTHEGWTLLSALAAHTRRLRLGVLVTSNRFRPPAMLAKIATTVDIVSGGRLDFGIGVGSRPGHPLARREYEAHGLPFHDSAHAVGSLAEACTVIRRLWTEEEPFDHHGTYHHLTGAFGNPKPVQRPHPPILIGGRSSPTLRVAAEHADLWNIPGGDIEDVINRSALLDRYCAEIGRDPASVTRSIHLPVSYDQPGVTRDAIGDAIDAGFRHIVLGLPAPYPADVARWVTDELISTSGAA
- a CDS encoding aldo/keto reductase, with the translated sequence MQYRTLGRTGVQVSSLALGAMNFGKIGRTTQDEATAIVDAALEGGINLIDTADMYSDGESEEMVGKAIAGRRDDIVLATKASMPMGDERNHQGSSRRWLVTELDNSLRRLGVDHVDLYQIHRWDPRTSDEETLSALTDLQRAGKIRYFGSSTFPAYRLVQAQWAAREYHLSRYVTEQPSYSILQRGIETHVLPVTEQYGLGVLVWSPLASGWLSGTIREGQEIVTSRSTFMPQRFDTTIPSNRAKLDAVEQLAKVADEAGLTMIQLALGFVTAHPAVTSALIGPRTLDHLHSQLAAADTVLSADVLDAIDAIVAPGTDLAADEKYDTPPALLDPSLRRR